DNA sequence from the Oceanibaculum indicum P24 genome:
GCGAGGTCTCCGGCTTCAAGCGCCATTCCTCCGGCCATCTCTACCTGTCGCTGAAGGACGATCAGGCGGTGCTGGCCGCCGTGTGCTGGCGCGGCCAGGCCGGCCGGCTGTCGATCCAGCCGGAAGACGGGATGGAGGTGATCTGCATTGGGCGGCTGACCACCTATCCCGGCCAGTCGAAATACCAGCTCGTCATCGAGCAGATGGAGCTGGCCGGCGAGGGCGCGCTGCTGAAACTGCTGGAGGAGCGCAAGCGCAAGCTGGCGGCTGAAGGCCTGTTCGCCGCCGAGCGCAAGCGCGCGCTGCCCTATCTGCCGCGCGTGATCGGCGTCATCACCTCGCCGACCGGGGCGGTGATCCGCGACATCCTGCATCGTCTGTCCGACCGTTTCCCGCGCCATGTGCTGGTCTGGCCGGTCGCCGTACAGGGCGAGGCCTCGGCGGCGCAGGTCGCGGCGGCCGT
Encoded proteins:
- the xseA gene encoding exodeoxyribonuclease VII large subunit, whose amino-acid sequence is MTFDTLQNEPGSAPGNVPVFSVGELSQAVKRTIEGTFERVRVRGEVSGFKRHSSGHLYLSLKDDQAVLAAVCWRGQAGRLSIQPEDGMEVICIGRLTTYPGQSKYQLVIEQMELAGEGALLKLLEERKRKLAAEGLFAAERKRALPYLPRVIGVITSPTGAVIRDILHRLSDRFPRHVLVWPVAVQGEASAAQVAAAVRGFNELPADGPVPRPDVLIVARGGGSLEDLWGFNEEIVVRAVAESAIPVISAVGHETDTTLIDFASDRRAPTP